The Candidatus Zixiibacteriota bacterium genome contains the following window.
GCAAGTCGGATCACCGGCAGCCGACTGGTTGACATCCGCCTCGGCCACGCAACTCAGAATTCCGTCGCAAGAACCGGAGATGAACTTGGCGTCGATCATGGCAGTGACATCGCCAATAGTCGGTTCGTCCTCGCCTGACTGGTTGGCGTCGCCGACCCTGCCCATACAGCAGGAGACCGTCACAGAAACCGGCGCCGACCAGGCGGTCTCTTCACCGAACGGATCCCTCACTTTGACTCTTACGCTGTAGCTCCCGAATTCGGCCCAGGAGTGCGAGGCTACAGCGGTGGCGCCGGAGTTGTACGGTCCGAGCCATCCGCTCATCTGACCGTCACCCCAGTCCCACTGGTAGAATATCATGTTTGCCTGGGGATCGGTTGCCTCGCAGGCAAAGGTCATAATCTGTTCAGGCGGGATGCGACCGCCGCCGAGAGCGATCGCGGGAGTCGCCGGCGCGGTATTGGCAGGAACACCGTTGCCGATTGCCACGTGGACTCTTACTTGGTAATTGCCCAGCCAATCGATCGCAGTCAGCAAATCGAGCGCGGGCACCGCTCGCTGGGCGCAGGCGACAATTTCCGGCTCATAGTATGGAACCAACGATGGACCCGGGGTGGGAAATCCGCCCATCATGTTTCTGTAGCCGCCGTCGAAAAAGCAGGTCGGCGTCGGTGTGACATACGACTGCTCCACCCAGGCATCGGCCACAGGATTCATGTCGCTCACCAGGGCGACGTACAACATCGGATACAAACCTGATGATTTCAATTCGTGCAGCGCAGACCGCGCTGAAGGGCAATACCCTCACGAGGTTGCCGTAGACTCCTGAATAAAAACCGGATGGGTATAGGGTGGAGATGCCTGGCTGCGGCCCGGCACACCCGGAGTGGCGGCCGCGGCGGCGTCGGTGTACTTCGCCGAAAACCAGTACCCTTCCGGCGGACTGGCATCGGTGGGAACGCCCTGCGACCTGAACACCACTCCAATCGCCATGATGTTTTCCTCGAAGATTTCGGCAATGCTTGTGGTGGAGGCATCCCAGGTGCCGGTACGATAGACCACATCGCCGTCCAGCATGTTGATGTTGGATACCAGCGGAAAACTCAAAAAGCCGTACCGGTAGAAGTCGCCGTTGTAGTCAACCCACCGGGCCAGCGGCTCCACAAGGAAGACTCTCACGGTACCGGAGTAGGCGGCCTCGCCATCATCCGGAGCAGCCGGGAGGAATGCGCCTGGGGGCGGTTCACCGGGTTTCTCGGAACCGTCCAGACACACCTTCAATTCTCCCGCCGGCGCTACGGACAAAAGGACGAGGACCAAGCCAACGACAAGTAGGGAGTAACGTTGCATGGGGTCCTTTCGTGTGCTCTCTGCGGAGTTGTACCTAACCTCTTGAATTAAGTGTTGATAATATACTTTTTTTGTCTCAAAATGCAATATTGATCATTATGACCGCGCCTGTATTCCGCGCGCCAGTTGCCAAAGTAAACCGCATGGCGTATCATCTCAGGTACATCCGAGTTCCGCTTGTCGGAGAAAATGGGTGAGATCATGCTCGTGAAGTCACGCGCCATCGGGCCGGCCCTGATTGTGATCGTCGCCACTGCCGGTCTATATTTTGGCTGGAAGTTGTTCTGGTTCATGACCGACGACGCCATGATCGCGTTTCGCTACGTCAGCAACAGCGTCCTGGGGCATGGCTACGTATGGAACCCGCCCCCTTTTCTGCCGGTCGAGGGGTACACCAGCTTCCTCTGGGTGGCGCTGCTTGATGTTGTCTGGCGGCTATTCGGCGTTGAGCCCCCTGACATTGCCAATACCCTCTCTCTTGTTTTCTCGTTCGCAACCATTGTAGTAACTGCATGGTTTGGACTCCGGATGTCCCTCACTGACCGGCTTGAGAAATACCGGCTCGGTCTGATCGCCCTCGCGCTGGCGGGGATGCTGACCAATCGCACCTTTCTCGCCTGGACCAGTTCCGGACTCGAGACCGCTCTGTTCAATTTTCTGTTTCTACTCTGGATCGGCATGACTGTCATTCCTCGGCGGCGCGGCACCGTCTGGATCCTCGGTATGACGCTTGTAGCAGCCCTGCTGCATCTGTCGCGGCCGGATGGACTCCTGATCCTGGTGAGCACGCTTCTCCTGGTCGGGCACCGTCTTGCCGGCATAAAACAGGAAGGCAGGCTGCGATGGAAAACCGGCGCAAGCCTGTCCCCGCTTCTTATCCCATTCATCCACCTCGGATGGCGGCGACTCACCTACGGGGAGTGGCTGCCCAATACCTACTATGCGAAGTATACGGCGCCGTGGCCCGAGGCCGGTATTCGGTACCTTGCGTCGTTCGTGCTGGAATTCGGCCTCTGGTTGTGGCTGGCGCTTCTGGTCTGGCTTGGCATTCTCTGGATGAAGAAGGAGGCGCCATCGGCTGCGCAATGGAGGACGAAGGCGCGCGCCTGGTTAAGCAGCACCGTGGCTGACCGCTCCGACTTCGGCACGCGCCGTCTGGCGCTTGTGATAGTGCTTGGCACGATCGCCGCGCATATAGCGTATTACACTCTGCTGGTCGGCGGGGATCACTTCGAATACCGGGTATTCAGCTACCTGGTACCATTGATCTTCCTGTCGTTCATCTGGATGATCAACCGTTTGCTGGCCGATGCCTGGCTGGCCGGGTGCGTGCTGGCGCTTTTCCTCGCCGTCTCCTGGCCAATTCAGTGGGTTCACTGGCTCGTCACCAAGGACTACACCGCCCGCGGCGAGACGTGGATCATGTTCATCCCGGTAGCCCCCGAGTTTCCCGCGCCGGTTCGCTGGTACGCCCAAACCTTTGACGAACTCCAGTTCTGGCTGATCAAGCATCACGTGTGCATGCGGCACCAGGAACACAAAGTGTTTTACGAGTATTTCAAGGCGCGCTTTCCGGAACGCTCGCTCGCGTCTCCCCCGCTCGCCGGAGAGTTTCCCATCGCGGCCTTTCAGTCGGTGGGTGTACCGGGTTGGGTATTCCCCAAAGTCGCCATTATCGATGCCTTCGGGCTGAACGACTATGTTATCGCCCGCCATAAGGTAAAACCTCACAAGTTTCGCCTCATGGCCCACGACCGCTATCCTCCCAAAGCGTACCTCGAGTCCTTCTCCCTCAACTACGGGATGATGAGCGACGAAACTGCCGGTTTCTACCGACGCGAGTACGAGATAACCCCCGAGGATATTCGCGCCACCGAGCAGTACTGGATAGACCGGGTCGTCCACGGGATTGAACGCCCGTTCTCTTACTCCATGCTGAATCGAATTGGGGAAAGTCTGGTTCGAACCGACGAGGCCGATAGTGCGACCGTCTACCTTCGCCAGGCAATCGCACTGGAGCCGAACCAGGTGCGAGCATACGTCAACCTGGCGCGCTGTTTCGATCAGGAAGACCAGTTGGACTCAGTGCGGCACCACCTGCTCAAAGCCTACGAACTCGCCCCGGACGATCCGCTGGTGCTCACGCGACTCGGTAAGTCGTATGCCCTGACCGGATATGACAACTATGAATCTGACTCCGCCATGGCAACTGCGGCGCTCGAGCAAGCCGAGCGCCTGCTTCACAAGGCGCTCCGGATCGACACCACGCTCGCAGAGGCGTTGGTAGAGCTGGCCTCGATCGACTTGTTTCTCGATCGAATTGAAAGCTCGATCACGTACCTTCAGAAGCTGGAATCGCACGCCTCGCCCCAGCCGTCGGAAGTACAGGTACTGGCTTACCGCTATGCCTACAAACAGCACCGTGAGCTGGCGGTGCGGGCTTTTCGTCTGGCGATCCACCACGGCCTCGACCCGTCGATGGCGAGAATTCTTGTAGATCTTTACCCGGAGCTTGCGGACACCACAGCGGCAGCGGGAGCGGTGCCATAGTCTCCACCAGATCCAGCTGACCCCGAAGAAGACACCGGGCGGGCCGGTCGGCCCACCCGGATGGGAAGGAGAAATATGCGATGGGGGATCAGCCCCTACCGCGTTTGCAATTGGTGCTCGATCGGTATCGAGTGCGCCGCCTGGCCGTCCATGGTCTTGGTAATGCCGTGTGAATACTCAGCGATAATGCCGTAATCCTGCCAGTGGGTGGTGGCGCTGACTATCGCCTTGGCGAGTTTCTCCTGATCGGCCGACTTATCCGAGGACTTGAATATCCCCGAACCGACAAAGACCGCCTCCGCTCCCAGGTGCATGCACAGCGCCGCATCGGCCGGAGTAGCGATCCCGCCGGCCGCAAAATTCGGCACTGGAAGTTTGCCCAGTTGGGCCACGACTTTAACCAGCTCGAGCGGCACCCGGTATTCCTTGGCGGCGCCGTAATGTTCTTCGGGCGACATAACGGTCAGAGCCTTCATCGCCGAGCCGATCTCACGCAGATGCTTGACGGCCTGCGACACGTCGCCCGTGCCCGCTTCGCCCTTGGTGCGAATCATCGCCGCACCTTCGGAAATGCGCCTCAGCGCCTCGCCCAGGTTGCGACAGCCACAGACGAACGGCACCTTGAAGGGCCACTTATCGACATGGTATTTTTCATCGGCCGGAGTAAGCACTTCGGACTCATCGATAAAGTCGATCTCAATCGCCTCGAGTACGCGCGCCTCAATGAAGTGGCCGATTCGGCACTTGGCCATAACCGGAATAGTGACGGCGCGCTTGATCGCCTCGATCACGTCGAGATTGGCCATACGAGCCACGCCACCCTGGGCGCGAATGTCCGAGGGCACCCGTTCGAGCGCCATCACGGCAACGGCGCCGGCCTGCTCGGCGATCGTCGCCTGCTCGGCGCATGTCACGTCCATGATCACGCCGCCCTTGAGCATCTCGGCGAGCCCGACTTTCACCTTGTGAGCCTTATCTTCAAACTGCTTCATCATAGTCTCATCTCCTGCTTACGCAACCCAACTAATAATATAACACGCCGGGCATTAATCATACAACGCCAAACCGTATTACGTCGACCCCGCCGGTCTGTTGTAACAGT
Protein-coding sequences here:
- the pdxS gene encoding pyridoxal 5'-phosphate synthase lyase subunit PdxS, which produces MKQFEDKAHKVKVGLAEMLKGGVIMDVTCAEQATIAEQAGAVAVMALERVPSDIRAQGGVARMANLDVIEAIKRAVTIPVMAKCRIGHFIEARVLEAIEIDFIDESEVLTPADEKYHVDKWPFKVPFVCGCRNLGEALRRISEGAAMIRTKGEAGTGDVSQAVKHLREIGSAMKALTVMSPEEHYGAAKEYRVPLELVKVVAQLGKLPVPNFAAGGIATPADAALCMHLGAEAVFVGSGIFKSSDKSADQEKLAKAIVSATTHWQDYGIIAEYSHGITKTMDGQAAHSIPIEHQLQTR
- a CDS encoding PKD domain-containing protein, whose amino-acid sequence is MLYVALVSDMNPVADAWVEQSYVTPTPTCFFDGGYRNMMGGFPTPGPSLVPYYEPEIVACAQRAVPALDLLTAIDWLGNYQVRVHVAIGNGVPANTAPATPAIALGGGRIPPEQIMTFACEATDPQANMIFYQWDWGDGQMSGWLGPYNSGATAVASHSWAEFGSYSVRVKVRDPFGEETAWSAPVSVTVSCCMGRVGDANQSGEDEPTIGDVTAMIDAKFISGSCDGILSCVAEADVNQSAAGDPTCEDISIGDITILIDYLFITGPTMGLPNCL